The Chroicocephalus ridibundus chromosome Z, bChrRid1.1, whole genome shotgun sequence sequence AGAAGTTAAGAGTTAGCCACATTAGCAAAGTTGTATCAGCTTGCACAAGATTTCctagaaaacatattttcagggCACCATTTTCAAAGAAAGTCCCAtgactctgaaaacagaaaagtcatACTTTTATCAGAATGTATAGACTTGATAAAGGAAGACATTGCTACCTTCCTGAGTCAAGCAAAACTTTGGCTAAAGGTATCTCAGCAGAGAATAGCCATATTTCCCAGGTACTCTTTACCAGaacttgaaaaatgttatttttgattttaaaattacagatctTTCCTGTGAATAAATAAAGCTGAAGAGTGTGTATATATTAAgctagactagactagaatatttcagttggaagggacctacaaaaaccatccagtccaactgcctgaccacttcaagGCTGAACAAAAGTTACAGCATATCATTAAGgccattgtccaaatgcctcttaaacactgacagacttggggcatcaaccacctctttAGGAAGGCGGTTCCCATGTTTGagcaccctctcggtaaagaaatgcttcttaatgtccagtctaaacctcccctggcgcagttTTGAGCCATTCCCACACATCCTATCACTGGATGCTGggcagaagagctcagcacctccctctccacctcctcagggagctgtagagagcaatgaggtgaCCACTTAAGCTCCTTTTCTCAAAGCTAGACAAACCCACTCCTCACAGCACATGCTTTCCAGCCCTTCCACCAGCTCTGCGGCCCTACTCAGGATGCATTAGAGTACTTTAGcattgtttttaaattgtggagCTCCCAACGGCACACAGTATGccaggtgaggctgcaccaacactgaatacatCAGGACAATCACCCCTTTTGTCCAGCTGGTCATACCgtgtttgatgcagcccaggatggggtttgccctcctggctgccagggcacactgatgactcctattgagcctgctgccaaccagcacccccagattccctttctgcagggctgctctccagccactcctctcccaattctACTTGTGCCTGGCATTAATAtgtcctaggtgcagaatccagcatttgaacttattaaatttcatcccattaatcacttCTGattgctccaatctatctagatccctctacAAGGCCTCTTATCCCTCAAGAGAATCAACACCACCTCTCAGATTTGTACCATCAGCAAACATACTAATGGTACATTCAAGTCTTGCCTCCGGATCACTGATAAAAATATGAACAGAACTGGCACTAGAACTAAGCCCTGACGAACAGCACTGGTGACTGGCCATCAgacagatgtagccccattcactacaaccctttgagctgtTCAAGCTGTTCATCACCCAGAGCACCATGTACCTGCTCAtctcacagttggacaacttgtccagaaggatgctgtgagggacactatcaaaagccttactaaaatccagaaaagctACATCCACTACTTTCCTCACTAGGTGGGTCACCTTGTTGAAAGTTTCtaaaatttttcaaaaggaaactaGGAGGTTTGTACCtaaatcttaaatttttttatacAACCCTTgccaaaaatatttcagccacaagttaaaatttaaaagcatgttCTTCATCTATTCCAAACTTCAGAAGCAAGATGCAGCACAAAGATGCAGAAGAATTACAAAAGAATAACATGAGGTTTGACCTTCCTGTTTACAATAGCGCCTAGAATACAGCGCTTCAGGTTCAAATGCGGAACAGCAacattacacagaatcacagaatgatggggtCCCAGAGGAAGGGAGAAGCCTTGTTCTGGGAGATCTCATTACACAGCATAAAGCTGCAAAAATGcccacaatattttaaaatcttttcaatttttcaaagattaaaaatcttttcaataaTCTTAAAttacagagaatcacagaatggtaggggttgaagggcacctctggagatcacctagtccaagccccctgccagagcagggtcacctatagcaggttgcacaggaacacgtccaggcgcgttttgaatgtctccagggatggagactccaccacctctctgggcagcctcttccagtgctctgccaccctcaaaggaaagaagttccttctcacattgagatggaacttcctatgttcaagtttgtgcccgttacctcttgtcctgtcactgggcaccactgaaaagagcctggccccatcctcctgacacccaccctttaagaatttataagcattgataagatccctcctcagtcttcttttttccagactgaaaagacccaaatcgctcagcctttcttcataagagaggtgttccagccccttaatcatcttggtagccctttgcagcaccctctccagcagttccctgtccttcttgaaccggggagcccagaactggacacagttctatTTCATTATATATTTCTATAACAAGCCAAAACatagaatataaaataattgcCACTTATCCAGAAAATAATGGTAGTAGATGAGaatttccttctccagctcctgcaatgagagacttttatttatttatttggccTTTCCACATACTACTGAGAACTCGAAATCCAAAAGGCTCCTGTTAGGAGGAACAGGAACACTGAGAAATGCTCTTGTCCATTTTCACTTGCTTAAAAGATTATGCCATTTCCTTTAAGATATAGTATCATCGAGATATGCATGCCAATGAAAATAAGATTGAATGCTGCTCAAGAGTGATCTGTAAGAGCTATGGAGCAATCAGGATATCCTAGCTCACTTGGACTGCAGGTCTCATTAACTGCCCCACACACACCACCGTCTTTCAACCACCTTTCTGGAATAAACGTTGAAGGTACTTCACACTAACCACCAATATATCCAACTACAATGAAAAGTACATAGAGACCTTGCTGTGTAATGAATGTGCTTCATGCATAATCACACATTTGGGCCCTGCCCAGAAAGAGTTCCCAGTTTAGGTATGAGAGGGAGCGAGTAAAACTGCACGGACAACAAAACGCAGAGACAAACACTGTAATTAACCACAAAAGTACAAAGAGTTATGCAGTCAGTCGAACGCAGAAAAGAAATACGTTTACTGACAAAGAGGTGGAGATGGTCAAATTCGGTAGCTCAGCGAGACAGAAGTTTGCAAGCAGAACAACAGCAACCCACAAAATGTACAAAATTAAGTTCAGGTGGACCGAGGGACGTCAGCGGTGACAAGTCCACCTGAAGGAAACAGGAGGGGGCCGGAACACCCCGCCGAGAGGTATCGCACCCAGGAACCGAGGGGACCCCGACAGCCACCTCAaccggccggccccggccccggccccccgcccgcctGCCTCCATCCGGCGCGTCCCCCGCCCTCACCGCACGGTCCGGATCACGAAGTAGACGATGAGGGCGGCGCTGGCCAGCACCAGCACGGACAGGGCGCGCTGGGTCATGGGCTGGCCCTGCTCGGGCGGCGCCGACACCTCAGacaggcggctgctgctgctgctgctgctgcttcgcgTGGCAGCCCCGCCGGCCACCTCCGTGGGGCGCGGGAAGGCTGTGGCGGCACCCGGGGGGGGACGGGCCGCCGCCGTGGCCTCCCCGCAACGGgcggccagcagcagccccgccaggagccagggcagcagcggcggcggcgtccACATCTCGCCCTCTCCCCCTGCCGCCCGCCGCGGCCTAAGCGCGGCCGGCCCCTGCCGCCGTCTGGCCGCCGGAACCGGAAGCGCGATTTCTCGTCGCCCGCCGCTGCCATGGAAGCGCCGGCGGCTcggcccgccccgctgccggctgcCGGCCCGCCCGGCGcagggcggggcgcggggggagccggAGCGCGGGAGTGGGCGCGGATTCCTTACGGGCGCCCGGGACCTCGCCGCCAGCGCTTGGGCTGCCGCGCCCCGCGGGGGCCTGCGTGGACCAGGGctgcgtggggtggggtggcagcCCCTACGGCCGCCGGCTCTGCCTCCCGCCCGGTGGCCGGTGCTCTGGCTTTCAGAGCTTGGGGGTGGCTTCAGTAGGCCAAGCCGGTGTGGGATGTGGGTTTTCTCGGTCGTTATGGCGGGATGTGGAGGGTCCGGTGGTGCGGGACCGGCTCTGTGGTCTGCTCGGCTTTGCCTCTATGCGAAATGGAAGATATGGGAGGATAAGCAAAAGGAGGATTTGGAAGACATTTGGGCCTGAAGGCTGGGACTGCAGTGTTTGCTTCACTTGAGGTGGAATGGAGGAAAGCTCAGGAAAGTTGGTTGGGTCGTGGTGGACCACAACCAAAGGCGGTGGAGCAGTCGGTGTTTGGAAGCTAGTGGACATTCATGAACCTTGGAGGCAGGACCGTGAACTTAGATTAACACTTTGTACAGAGTGAATCGCCCATATTGCTTATCATGCTTGTGTCACATGCATTCCTTAAGTAAATGCTGTTCTGGTAGGATAATCCTGTAATTGTTAGAGTccattatgaaattattttctttggctCCTTTTTTTGTGAACAGTAAACTACAGCAAGGCTTTCAGGGGTCAGATGTGCATatagaaaaagaggaaatccaCATGGGCAGTGAGCCCTTTCTCATTTGTCACAGTGTAGAAGGAAATGACAGAGTAGCAAAGAAGACTTGTGGAGCAATATTTCTGCAGTTGAAACAACATGGGTAACAACCAGATTCTGTGTACGAGCAGACTTGTTTTGATATC is a genomic window containing:
- the FAM174A gene encoding membrane protein FAM174A isoform X1 → MWTPPPLLPWLLAGLLLAARCGEATAAARPPPGAATAFPRPTEVAGGAATRSSSSSSSSRLSEVSAPPEQGQPMTQRALSVLVLASAALIVYFVIRTVRLRRRNRKTRRYGVLDTNIENMELTPLEQDDDDDDTTLFDANHPRRQKNSGSDWTTSAFQERN
- the FAM174A gene encoding membrane protein FAM174A isoform X2; the protein is MWTPPPLLPWLLAGLLLAARCGEATAAARPPPGAATAFPRPTEVAGGAATRSSSSSSSSRLSEVSAPPEQGQPMTQRALSVLVLASAALIVYFVIRTVRLRRRNRKTRRYGVLDTNIENMELTPLEQDDDDDDTTLFDANHPRREVRAFQ